A single genomic interval of Methanorbis rubei harbors:
- a CDS encoding FKBP-type peptidyl-prolyl cis-trans isomerase: protein MNKKILGVLFAAVALCLVVFAAGCIGTADQTAKVNDTVNVFYTLTLEDGMVAESNVGKTPLTFVVGSGRVVKGFDDAILGMKPGETKTVTLTPDLAYGEYSYNTYADVPISMAETYNNGPIEIGSTFLMYDYSTGAIQVVLGEVVIIDNESNMTRVVINAPYAGKTLIFEITLDSIGTKTT from the coding sequence ATGAATAAAAAAATACTCGGTGTTCTGTTCGCAGCTGTGGCCCTGTGTCTGGTGGTTTTTGCCGCAGGATGCATCGGCACTGCGGATCAGACGGCAAAGGTCAATGATACGGTGAATGTTTTTTACACCCTGACGCTTGAGGACGGCATGGTGGCTGAGTCAAATGTTGGGAAAACTCCGCTGACGTTTGTTGTCGGTTCGGGCAGAGTGGTGAAAGGGTTTGACGACGCGATTCTCGGAATGAAACCTGGTGAGACGAAGACGGTTACTCTGACGCCTGATCTGGCATACGGCGAGTACAGCTACAACACGTATGCTGACGTTCCGATCTCAATGGCGGAAACCTACAACAACGGACCTATTGAGATTGGATCCACATTCCTGATGTACGATTACTCGACCGGTGCAATTCAGGTGGTACTGGGTGAGGTCGTGATCATTGACAATGAAAGCAACATGACCCGTGTCGTCATAAATGCCCCATATGCCGGAAAGACGCTGATCTTTGAGATCACTCTCGACTCGATCGGCACAAAAACCACATAA
- a CDS encoding YigZ family protein, which yields MAVREVAVVRLDEKKSKFYAHLYEIDSVEDVAEIREMHDRLYKKAAHHCYAMVCGSASDSRADGEVGSPGRALAEVMERNNLGSHVLMVSRIFGGIKLGPAGVARAFREAGAGAVAEYMKTRKQL from the coding sequence ATGGCGGTTCGCGAGGTTGCTGTTGTCAGGCTCGATGAGAAGAAGTCGAAGTTTTATGCGCATCTGTATGAGATAGACTCGGTTGAGGATGTTGCCGAAATCCGTGAGATGCATGACCGGCTCTACAAGAAGGCTGCTCACCACTGTTATGCGATGGTCTGCGGGAGTGCGAGCGACAGCCGTGCGGATGGTGAGGTGGGGTCTCCGGGCCGGGCGCTTGCCGAGGTGATGGAACGCAATAATCTTGGTTCGCATGTTTTAATGGTATCAAGAATTTTTGGCGGAATCAAGCTTGGTCCTGCGGGTGTTGCAAGAGCGTTTCGCGAGGCAGGGGCTGGCGCTGTTGCTGAGTACATGAAGACGCGAAAGCAGTTATAG
- a CDS encoding FKBP-type peptidyl-prolyl cis-trans isomerase: MSVQCGDTIRVHYTGKLTDGTQFDSSEGRDPLEFHVGSGMVIPGFDNGVIGMEIGETRVLEIPAKDAYGEKSEDMMVAIPREEFGPDFTANVGEQLMIQLGDGNQIPVTICQIDENTVTLDANPHLAGQDLIFTVTLVEVVVD; encoded by the coding sequence ATGTCTGTACAATGCGGCGACACGATCCGTGTCCACTATACGGGAAAACTCACCGACGGCACTCAGTTCGATTCTTCCGAGGGTCGCGACCCGCTCGAGTTCCATGTCGGCAGCGGCATGGTGATCCCTGGTTTTGACAACGGCGTGATCGGCATGGAGATCGGGGAGACCCGTGTTCTTGAGATTCCGGCAAAAGATGCCTACGGCGAAAAATCTGAAGATATGATGGTGGCAATTCCCCGCGAGGAGTTTGGGCCTGACTTCACCGCAAACGTTGGCGAACAACTCATGATTCAGCTCGGCGACGGCAACCAGATTCCGGTAACAATCTGCCAGATCGATGAGAACACCGTGACGCTTGACGCCAATCCTCATCTCGCAGGACAGGATCTGATCTTTACCGTAACGCTTGTTGAAGTCGTCGTCGACTAA
- a CDS encoding amino acid-binding protein gives MQISLKLELSDKPGQLLAAIKPVSDSGANIISIMHQRDAAASDGTLIVDIVVSLPQGRLGQLEAALRSNGIEIIRIGTDHLTCTKTFILIGHILHTDLTDTINRIDKANVAEVTELHIVMPGITQPSTAKLTIKAAGSAEMDQACKLLMEIAEEKELLIIDEEGGLA, from the coding sequence GTGCAGATATCACTCAAACTTGAACTGAGCGACAAGCCGGGACAGCTTCTTGCTGCAATTAAACCGGTTTCCGACAGCGGGGCAAATATTATATCGATTATGCATCAGCGCGATGCCGCCGCAAGCGACGGCACACTGATTGTGGACATAGTGGTCTCTCTTCCACAGGGCCGCCTCGGCCAGCTGGAAGCTGCACTGCGGTCAAACGGCATTGAGATCATCCGCATCGGAACCGATCATCTGACCTGTACCAAGACATTTATTTTAATCGGCCACATTCTGCACACCGATTTAACGGATACTATCAATAGAATCGATAAAGCAAACGTTGCCGAAGTAACCGAGCTTCACATAGTGATGCCGGGAATTACGCAGCCGTCCACCGCGAAGCTGACGATTAAAGCCGCGGGTTCTGCAGAGATGGATCAGGCATGCAAGCTTCTGATGGAGATTGCCGAGGAGAAAGAACTCCTGATTATCGACGAAGAGGGAGGCCTCGCATGA
- a CDS encoding flavin reductase family protein, which produces MKRELAPYAVLPPCPVTVVCTYDSLDKPNGLAVSWTGIAVSDPPHIMIAVRPGRYSHAALCERKEFTMNIPSESQMREADYFGITSGRKTDKFADLGLTPVPAKHVHAPTIAEFPLSLECRVVSQQEIGTHSIFIAEILAVHADESILDEKNNIDVAAMRPISYDHAKFLYVGQGPVLGKAFSVGKELKK; this is translated from the coding sequence ATGAAGCGTGAGCTCGCTCCCTATGCGGTTCTGCCGCCCTGTCCGGTGACGGTGGTCTGCACGTACGACTCTTTGGATAAGCCAAACGGCCTCGCGGTGTCGTGGACAGGCATTGCGGTGTCTGACCCGCCGCACATAATGATTGCAGTCCGGCCCGGACGCTACAGCCATGCAGCGCTGTGCGAGCGAAAAGAGTTTACGATGAACATTCCGTCAGAGAGTCAGATGCGTGAAGCGGATTACTTCGGAATCACGAGCGGCAGAAAGACCGACAAGTTTGCTGACCTCGGCCTCACACCTGTGCCGGCAAAGCATGTGCATGCGCCGACAATTGCTGAGTTCCCGCTGTCCCTTGAGTGCAGGGTAGTGTCACAGCAGGAGATTGGCACGCACTCAATCTTCATCGCAGAAATTCTTGCGGTGCATGCTGATGAGAGTATTCTTGATGAGAAAAATAACATCGATGTGGCGGCGATGCGGCCAATTTCGTACGATCATGCGAAATTTTTGTATGTGGGGCAGGGACCTGTCCTCGGAAAGGCATTTTCGGTTGGAAAGGAATTGAAAAAATAA
- a CDS encoding PspC domain-containing protein, which translates to MDKHLYRSASNRWIAGVCGGIAEFTGVPALLIRLLWIGLSIIALPISLLIGILLYIAAIFLLPSSPGRAVQDPNVIDAEFEIKE; encoded by the coding sequence ATGGATAAACACCTCTACCGCTCTGCATCCAACCGCTGGATTGCAGGTGTCTGCGGAGGCATCGCAGAGTTTACCGGAGTGCCGGCACTGCTCATCCGGCTGCTGTGGATCGGACTGAGTATCATTGCACTGCCGATCTCTCTACTGATTGGTATTCTGCTCTATATCGCAGCAATATTTCTTCTTCCAAGCAGCCCGGGCCGGGCTGTTCAGGATCCAAACGTGATTGACGCAGAGTTTGAGATAAAGGAGTGA
- a CDS encoding DUF92 domain-containing protein — protein MESRSRLVAMPLVVTLLMLVAPLIHPYIVGAVVILLSIILYTIHKTHYLAISIAVLALLYGIGFIPVTAFVAPMMMMVWGEFIARILNNHLPDTLAFTAGSVLGIAATMIYCQQLDWLVGIIAVVVLLMLRSILTNRDDASMIGLLGVAMTITLFFDLDFTYDATMLALAVAVCAGFAYFAYRAKTVDASGVFAAVLFGIILITFAGVPWFLIVISFFILGSFFTKYRYAEKVFLGVEQGKSGRRGYLNAFANALVGVAGAILFGITGNEIFIALFLGCIATATADTLASEIGVTGGTPYMITTLRPVPAGTNGGVTVLGELACLLGATIICGLAFLLDVAPWYICVIGIIAGFVGTNVDSLIGALIENKGVIGNSGTNLLATLSGGLFAMAAYWVAVTVSASFF, from the coding sequence ATGGAATCCAGATCGCGCCTTGTTGCCATGCCGCTTGTGGTAACCCTGCTGATGCTTGTAGCGCCGCTGATCCATCCTTATATTGTCGGGGCAGTAGTAATTCTGCTGTCCATCATTCTCTATACGATTCATAAAACTCATTATCTTGCGATCTCGATCGCGGTCCTTGCACTGCTGTATGGTATCGGATTTATTCCGGTGACCGCATTTGTGGCCCCCATGATGATGATGGTCTGGGGCGAGTTCATTGCCAGGATTCTTAATAATCATCTACCTGACACCCTTGCCTTTACCGCGGGTTCAGTGCTTGGTATTGCAGCCACCATGATCTACTGCCAACAGCTTGACTGGCTTGTCGGCATCATTGCGGTTGTGGTGCTACTGATGCTTCGAAGTATCCTCACGAACCGCGATGATGCGTCGATGATAGGTCTTTTAGGCGTTGCAATGACGATTACGCTGTTCTTTGACCTGGACTTCACATACGATGCAACCATGCTTGCCCTGGCAGTCGCGGTCTGTGCCGGCTTTGCCTACTTTGCCTATCGGGCAAAGACCGTTGATGCGAGCGGCGTGTTTGCAGCAGTTTTATTCGGCATAATTTTGATCACCTTTGCAGGCGTGCCCTGGTTCCTTATCGTTATCAGCTTCTTTATTCTCGGATCCTTTTTCACCAAATACAGATATGCGGAAAAAGTGTTCCTTGGTGTTGAGCAGGGAAAGAGCGGACGCCGCGGCTACCTGAACGCATTTGCCAATGCCCTTGTAGGAGTTGCCGGCGCAATCCTCTTCGGTATCACCGGCAATGAAATATTTATCGCGCTGTTCCTCGGTTGCATTGCAACCGCTACCGCAGACACTCTTGCGAGCGAGATCGGTGTTACCGGCGGAACTCCTTATATGATCACCACGCTGAGGCCGGTGCCTGCCGGAACGAACGGCGGTGTTACGGTGCTTGGCGAGCTTGCGTGTCTGCTTGGCGCCACAATCATCTGCGGACTTGCGTTTCTGCTGGATGTTGCGCCATGGTATATCTGCGTGATCGGCATCATTGCCGGATTTGTCGGCACGAATGTTGACAGTCTGATTGGTGCACTCATCGAGAACAAGGGCGTCATCGGAAATTCCGGCACAAATTTGCTTGCAACCCTTTCCGGCGGCCTGTTTGCGATGGCGGCGTACTGGGTGGCTGTGACTGTGTCGGCCAGCTTTTTTTGA
- a CDS encoding ferritin, with amino-acid sequence MAVKKSGVYDAILKQVNAEMYSAYLYLQLSADASAMKWNGAAAWLRAHAGEEMTHASKFYDYLIRKGIDVKFDAIEKPATTAKDLHEIFKAVYGHEIKVTAMINKIMETAIAEKDYAAAAELQWFVTEQVEEEETARDIVDMLEKAGKSPEALIFIDHHLGCKKE; translated from the coding sequence ATGGCAGTAAAAAAATCCGGCGTATATGATGCAATTCTCAAACAGGTTAATGCAGAGATGTACTCTGCATACCTGTACCTGCAGCTCTCCGCTGATGCAAGTGCGATGAAATGGAATGGTGCGGCAGCTTGGCTCCGTGCCCATGCAGGCGAAGAGATGACCCATGCATCGAAGTTCTACGACTACCTGATCCGCAAAGGCATTGACGTGAAGTTTGACGCAATCGAAAAACCTGCAACAACCGCAAAGGATCTGCATGAGATCTTCAAGGCGGTCTACGGTCATGAGATCAAAGTCACCGCCATGATCAACAAGATCATGGAGACCGCCATTGCCGAGAAGGATTACGCGGCAGCTGCAGAACTTCAGTGGTTCGTCACCGAACAGGTGGAAGAGGAGGAGACCGCAAGAGATATTGTTGACATGCTTGAGAAGGCGGGCAAGTCTCCCGAAGCCCTGATCTTTATCGACCACCACCTCGGATGCAAGAAAGAATAA
- a CDS encoding DUF5591 domain-containing protein translates to MTHPPKDQNDLTEPPFYLPQFEAAYRYIIDEYVIAPRDMAIFIPCAVRKPYSTSPSHKLFHKMFREVFSDPSEYHVVIFGTCGTVPSELELMYPFAHYHYMLGNVKDQRIKDDFLRIETRRIVGYLEKTRDIYTKRIAYCIGIFRAAMEAAVAETGIAVEIYPTRPVIDKLYDADCPFPEGSLSMQEYLDEFSSALAAMRDA, encoded by the coding sequence TTGACGCATCCCCCAAAGGACCAGAATGATCTGACCGAGCCGCCGTTTTATCTGCCGCAGTTTGAAGCAGCATACCGCTACATCATCGACGAGTATGTGATTGCGCCCCGCGATATGGCGATCTTTATTCCCTGCGCTGTTAGAAAACCCTACAGCACAAGTCCAAGCCACAAACTGTTTCACAAAATGTTTCGTGAAGTATTTTCTGATCCCTCAGAGTATCATGTGGTGATATTTGGCACCTGCGGAACCGTTCCCTCAGAGCTTGAGCTGATGTACCCGTTTGCGCATTATCACTACATGCTTGGCAATGTAAAGGATCAGCGCATCAAGGATGATTTTCTGCGCATCGAGACGCGGCGTATTGTCGGGTATCTGGAAAAAACGCGGGACATCTACACCAAACGCATCGCTTACTGTATTGGAATATTCCGCGCTGCAATGGAGGCTGCGGTTGCCGAGACCGGAATTGCTGTTGAGATTTATCCGACGCGTCCGGTGATTGACAAGCTCTATGATGCGGACTGCCCGTTCCCTGAGGGAAGTCTGTCGATGCAGGAGTATCTTGATGAGTTTTCTTCCGCGCTTGCGGCGATGAGGGATGCGTGA
- a CDS encoding homoserine dehydrogenase gives MTPMRIALLGLGSVGKGVAKVLANPEYGFVITAAADSKSGVVAPAGTTLDMCEVFARKNATGRCGDSAWSAERIVREAEYDILVEVSPTNAQTGEPALSNIRAALMRGKHVVTSNKGPISIAYPELSATAKEHNAGLMFEGTVAGAVPIMNGLRCGLAGNRVNALFGVLNGTCNYILTRMEEEGLTYQQALAEASDLGYAEADPSADVNGTDAAIKLVILANTMLGMNVKLDDVIRVGIDGMTADALMMAAKTGHTIRLIASIHPEKRLLEVSPRLIHKEHPLVVDGTLNAVTVDTELAGPITFIGRGAGSVETASAVLADLLALKERYDGK, from the coding sequence ATGACACCGATGCGGATTGCTCTTCTCGGCCTCGGCTCTGTAGGGAAAGGCGTGGCAAAAGTTCTTGCAAACCCTGAGTACGGGTTTGTAATAACTGCTGCCGCTGACTCCAAAAGCGGCGTTGTTGCTCCGGCAGGCACGACCCTTGACATGTGCGAGGTTTTTGCCCGCAAAAATGCGACTGGCAGATGCGGAGACTCTGCATGGTCTGCGGAGAGAATTGTCCGCGAGGCTGAGTATGATATTTTAGTTGAGGTGTCGCCGACAAATGCCCAGACCGGTGAGCCTGCGCTCTCCAACATCCGCGCTGCACTGATGCGGGGCAAACATGTGGTGACCTCCAACAAGGGTCCGATCTCAATCGCATACCCTGAACTTTCGGCAACTGCAAAGGAACACAACGCAGGGCTGATGTTTGAAGGAACAGTTGCAGGAGCAGTCCCGATTATGAACGGTCTGCGCTGCGGTCTTGCCGGCAACCGCGTGAACGCACTGTTTGGTGTTTTGAATGGAACCTGCAACTACATTCTGACAAGAATGGAGGAGGAGGGTCTCACCTATCAGCAGGCTCTTGCGGAAGCAAGCGACCTGGGATACGCAGAAGCCGACCCGAGTGCGGATGTGAACGGAACTGATGCGGCGATCAAGCTCGTGATTCTTGCAAACACGATGCTTGGTATGAATGTGAAGCTGGATGATGTGATCCGCGTCGGTATCGACGGCATGACCGCCGATGCTTTGATGATGGCGGCAAAGACCGGTCACACGATCCGGCTTATTGCGTCCATTCATCCGGAGAAGCGGCTGCTGGAAGTGTCGCCGCGTCTGATTCACAAAGAGCATCCGCTTGTTGTTGACGGAACACTCAATGCGGTGACGGTGGACACCGAGCTTGCCGGACCCATCACGTTTATCGGCAGAGGGGCCGGTTCGGTTGAGACGGCAAGCGCTGTTCTCGCGGATCTGCTTGCGTTAAAGGAACGATATGACGGCAAGTGA
- a CDS encoding sugar-specific transcriptional regulator TrmB, whose protein sequence is MTASEKKSGGVLGRRGQFLAAMRQMTFESGHFTTAELADAATVPRSTAQDWINRLIREGCIFTKEEKHGRHPARYASRSAMPSTTCNRIFTTADGDMVEIFHECLSSGCAGFCEFHHRRAGGAALSVRRDGMLFRELAKVGPAVEPDLSSAAVGLAGVRREDDMVVQTIRSVYGGPAYSLSSMMGQAKGVCGVSIASADGVVSGEVKTRALVPVTVGIDDTDRKGCGGATFALSQALMKYLSDGTEVIGIRHQVAVLCQDIEEKTAGNSCSFLELAVLPDAVAGLSAKICRFVEEESVSANWGVAVATGIGVQAELLSLGARARSERLTLDEVLGIAKECNVLTFGGNGIIGAVAAVSLRTQEQEVLLDLSNPVSLS, encoded by the coding sequence ATGACGGCAAGTGAGAAAAAATCCGGAGGAGTTTTAGGCAGACGCGGCCAGTTTTTGGCCGCCATGCGCCAGATGACATTTGAGTCCGGCCATTTTACGACAGCCGAGCTTGCGGACGCTGCAACAGTTCCACGCTCCACTGCTCAGGACTGGATCAACCGCCTGATCCGCGAGGGCTGCATTTTTACGAAGGAAGAGAAGCATGGCAGGCATCCGGCACGGTATGCTTCCCGAAGTGCAATGCCGTCAACGACATGCAACCGCATTTTTACGACCGCTGACGGCGACATGGTGGAGATTTTTCATGAGTGTCTGAGCAGCGGGTGTGCAGGGTTCTGTGAGTTTCATCACCGGCGTGCCGGTGGCGCTGCGCTTTCGGTGCGGCGAGATGGGATGCTGTTTCGCGAGCTTGCAAAAGTGGGGCCTGCTGTTGAGCCTGACTTAAGTTCCGCTGCGGTCGGCCTTGCCGGCGTCCGCCGCGAGGATGATATGGTCGTGCAGACGATCCGATCAGTTTACGGCGGCCCTGCCTACTCGCTGTCCTCGATGATGGGGCAGGCGAAAGGGGTGTGCGGTGTGTCGATCGCCTCAGCAGATGGAGTGGTGAGCGGCGAGGTGAAGACCAGGGCGCTGGTTCCGGTAACGGTCGGCATTGATGATACCGACCGGAAAGGATGCGGCGGTGCGACGTTTGCGCTGTCGCAGGCGTTGATGAAGTATCTCTCGGACGGCACTGAGGTTATCGGCATCCGGCATCAGGTGGCGGTGCTCTGTCAGGATATTGAGGAGAAAACTGCCGGAAACTCATGCAGTTTTCTCGAACTCGCGGTCCTTCCCGACGCGGTCGCAGGGCTCTCTGCGAAGATATGCAGATTTGTTGAAGAGGAGAGTGTTTCTGCAAACTGGGGCGTCGCTGTCGCGACCGGTATCGGCGTTCAGGCTGAGTTGCTCTCTCTTGGCGCTCGTGCCAGGTCCGAGCGGCTGACTCTTGATGAGGTCCTTGGAATTGCAAAAGAGTGCAATGTTCTGACTTTTGGCGGCAATGGAATTATCGGTGCGGTGGCAGCGGTGTCGCTTCGAACGCAGGAGCAGGAAGTACTGCTGGATCTTTCAAATCCTGTTTCTCTCAGCTAA
- a CDS encoding aldo/keto reductase, translated as MFAKKFGFGLMRLPLNNPDDMADIDIKTLQNMVDSFMKQGFSYFDTAYVYTGSEEAIRETLTKRYPRDSFALASKLPIFAVSAESDQEKIFNDQLQRAGVDYFDVYLLHNVTIETYQSAQKFHTFEFLKQLKEQGKIKTLGISYHDNAELLDEVLTAHPEIEIILLQINYLDWDNDTIQSGKCYDVARKHQLPIIIMEPLKGGTLANVPKDAEKLFKQYNPDASPASWAIRYAAGLDGVVMVLSGMSTMDQMLDNTAYMQNFTPLNEEEHKIIAQAAEIISANIAIPCTACMYCVGTCPENIPIPKYFDLYNNKMQTIEMAYYPQQQYYDNYTKTHGKASDCVECGACEEHCPQHLKIIDLLKDVAKEFEVALPSELAE; from the coding sequence ATGTTTGCAAAAAAATTCGGCTTCGGCTTAATGCGCCTGCCGCTCAACAACCCTGACGACATGGCAGACATCGACATCAAAACTCTGCAGAACATGGTCGACTCCTTCATGAAGCAGGGCTTCTCCTACTTCGACACCGCCTATGTCTACACCGGGAGCGAAGAGGCAATCCGCGAGACACTCACAAAGCGCTATCCCCGTGACAGCTTCGCCCTTGCAAGCAAACTGCCAATCTTTGCCGTCTCTGCAGAGAGTGATCAGGAAAAAATTTTCAATGATCAGTTGCAGCGTGCCGGAGTCGACTACTTCGACGTTTACCTCCTCCACAATGTCACGATCGAGACCTATCAGTCCGCACAAAAATTTCACACCTTCGAGTTTTTAAAACAGCTAAAAGAACAGGGAAAGATCAAAACGCTCGGCATTTCATATCATGACAATGCCGAGCTGTTGGACGAAGTCCTCACCGCTCACCCTGAGATTGAGATAATTCTTTTGCAGATTAATTACCTTGACTGGGACAACGATACCATCCAGTCAGGAAAATGTTATGACGTTGCCCGCAAACACCAGCTCCCAATAATTATCATGGAACCGCTCAAGGGCGGGACCCTTGCCAATGTTCCAAAAGATGCCGAGAAACTTTTCAAACAGTACAACCCTGACGCGTCTCCTGCCTCATGGGCAATCCGGTATGCGGCAGGACTTGACGGTGTGGTCATGGTCCTCTCCGGCATGTCAACTATGGATCAGATGTTGGACAACACCGCATACATGCAAAATTTCACTCCCTTAAACGAGGAGGAGCACAAAATTATTGCACAGGCCGCAGAGATAATTTCCGCAAACATTGCTATTCCCTGCACAGCCTGCATGTACTGTGTGGGCACCTGTCCTGAAAATATTCCGATTCCCAAGTACTTTGATCTCTACAACAACAAGATGCAGACGATTGAGATGGCATATTATCCGCAGCAGCAGTACTATGATAATTACACCAAAACCCATGGCAAAGCATCTGACTGTGTGGAGTGCGGCGCATGCGAGGAACACTGCCCCCAGCATCTGAAGATCATTGATCTTTTGAAGGATGTCGCAAAAGAGTTTGAGGTTGCTTTGCCGAGTGAGTTAGCAGAGTAA